The Ancylothrix sp. D3o genome has a window encoding:
- the ileS gene encoding isoleucine--tRNA ligase yields the protein MTEAKSYKDSVNLPQTKFDMRANAVKREPELQKFWADQKIYERLSQENPGELFILHDGPPYANGPLHIGHALGKILKDIINRYQLLQGRKIRYVPGWDCHGLPIELKVLQEMKPEERRQLTPLQLRHKARDFVLQTVQQQSKGFQRYGVWGNWENPYLTLQPEYEAAQIGVFGKMVLKGYIYRGRKPVHWSPSSKTALAEAELEYPEGHTSRSLYAAFKMTNLASSVPQEWETYLPDLGVAIWTTTPWTIPANLAVSVNPELTYAVVETGSEICVHKYLIVAADLVEKLGGIFNTNLTVKSTVKGAALEHSTYQHPLYDRVSEILIGGDYVTTESGTGLVHTAPGHGQEDYQVGLRYGLPIFAPVDEDGNFTEEAGEFAGKNVLGEGNVAVIEALKERGSLLKEEPYLHKYPYDWRTKKPTIFRATEQWFASVEGFREEALKAISEVKWVPAQSENRITAMVSERSDWCISRQRTWGVPIPVFYEESTGEPLLNEETIAYVQNIFAEKGSDAWWELAVEELLPESYRNNGKTYRKGSDTMDVWFDSGSSWAAVAKEREELRYPADMYLEGSDQHRGWFQSSLLTSVANNGVAPYKTVLTHGFVLDEKGRKMSKSLGNVVDPQIVIEGGKNQQQDPAYGADILRLWVSSVDYSSDVPLGKNMLKQLADVYRKIRNTARFLLGNLHDFDPAKDAIAYEKMPALDKYMLHRMTEVFAEVQEAFENYQFFRFFQTVQNFCVVDLSNFYLDVGKDRLYISASDAFRRRSCQTVMAVALENLARSIAPVLCHLAEDIWQFMPYSTPYKSVFESGWVKLDEGWKNPDLGQFWEQLREVRAEVNKVLEQARMEKMIGASLEAKVLLYVADEALRKQLHSLNPDSLDGNGVDELRYLFISSQVELLDSPQSLEGLQYKLLADNLGVGVVKAEGEKCERCWNYSTHVGEIAEHSTICERCDSALVGEF from the coding sequence GTGACAGAAGCAAAAAGTTATAAAGACTCCGTAAACCTTCCCCAGACAAAGTTTGATATGCGAGCAAACGCCGTCAAACGTGAACCCGAATTACAAAAATTTTGGGCAGATCAAAAGATTTACGAACGACTGTCTCAAGAAAATCCGGGTGAATTGTTCATTTTACACGACGGCCCCCCCTATGCAAACGGCCCCTTGCACATTGGTCACGCCCTCGGTAAAATCCTCAAAGATATAATCAACCGCTATCAGCTATTACAAGGCCGCAAAATCCGTTATGTGCCCGGTTGGGACTGTCACGGATTGCCAATTGAATTAAAAGTTTTGCAAGAAATGAAACCCGAAGAACGCAGACAGCTAACTCCGCTGCAACTGCGTCATAAGGCGCGAGACTTTGTTCTGCAAACCGTGCAACAACAAAGCAAAGGATTTCAAAGATACGGCGTTTGGGGCAATTGGGAAAACCCTTATTTGACGCTGCAACCCGAATATGAGGCAGCACAGATTGGCGTTTTTGGCAAGATGGTGCTGAAAGGCTATATTTATCGAGGTCGCAAGCCGGTACACTGGAGCCCTAGCTCAAAAACTGCCCTCGCGGAAGCAGAACTCGAATACCCGGAAGGACACACCTCTCGCAGCCTTTATGCTGCATTTAAAATGACTAATTTGGCATCAAGTGTGCCGCAGGAATGGGAGACTTATCTACCGGATCTGGGAGTAGCCATCTGGACGACAACCCCCTGGACAATTCCTGCTAACCTAGCAGTCAGTGTCAACCCTGAACTTACTTATGCGGTGGTGGAAACCGGCAGCGAAATTTGTGTTCATAAATATCTGATTGTAGCGGCTGATTTAGTGGAAAAATTAGGCGGAATTTTTAACACAAACCTCACTGTAAAATCAACAGTTAAAGGTGCAGCACTTGAACATTCCACCTATCAGCATCCTCTCTATGATCGGGTGAGTGAAATTCTCATTGGTGGAGATTATGTTACCACCGAATCAGGCACCGGCTTAGTACATACAGCACCCGGACACGGACAAGAAGATTATCAGGTAGGATTACGGTATGGGTTGCCAATTTTTGCGCCGGTTGATGAAGATGGTAATTTTACCGAAGAGGCGGGAGAATTTGCGGGTAAAAATGTTTTGGGTGAGGGCAATGTTGCCGTTATTGAAGCCTTAAAAGAACGCGGTTCTTTGCTGAAAGAAGAACCTTATTTGCATAAATATCCCTACGACTGGCGTACTAAAAAACCGACAATTTTCCGCGCTACAGAACAATGGTTTGCCTCGGTTGAAGGCTTCCGCGAAGAAGCTTTGAAAGCTATCTCTGAGGTAAAATGGGTTCCTGCACAAAGCGAAAATCGGATCACGGCAATGGTTTCTGAACGTTCCGACTGGTGTATTTCTCGTCAGCGTACTTGGGGTGTGCCAATTCCTGTTTTTTATGAAGAAAGCACCGGTGAGCCGTTATTAAATGAGGAAACTATCGCCTACGTTCAAAACATTTTTGCTGAAAAAGGTTCCGATGCTTGGTGGGAATTAGCGGTGGAAGAATTGCTGCCTGAAAGTTATAGGAATAACGGCAAAACTTACCGCAAAGGTAGTGATACAATGGATGTGTGGTTTGATTCTGGTTCCTCTTGGGCGGCGGTGGCAAAAGAAAGAGAAGAATTGCGCTATCCAGCGGATATGTATTTGGAAGGATCAGATCAACATCGCGGCTGGTTTCAATCGAGTTTATTAACCAGTGTGGCTAATAATGGAGTTGCGCCGTATAAAACAGTGCTTACTCATGGCTTTGTTTTGGATGAAAAAGGCCGCAAAATGAGTAAATCTTTGGGCAATGTGGTTGACCCCCAAATTGTGATTGAAGGCGGCAAAAATCAACAACAAGACCCTGCTTATGGGGCGGATATTTTGCGGTTGTGGGTGTCATCTGTAGATTATTCTTCTGATGTGCCGCTTGGTAAAAATATGCTGAAGCAATTAGCAGATGTTTACCGCAAAATTCGTAATACGGCGCGGTTTTTGTTGGGGAATTTGCATGATTTTGATCCGGCAAAAGATGCAATTGCTTATGAAAAAATGCCGGCTTTGGATAAGTATATGCTGCACCGAATGACGGAAGTTTTTGCAGAGGTGCAAGAGGCGTTTGAAAATTATCAGTTTTTCCGCTTTTTCCAAACTGTGCAGAATTTCTGTGTTGTTGATTTGTCTAATTTTTATTTGGATGTTGGCAAAGACCGGCTTTATATCAGTGCGTCGGATGCGTTTCGCCGGCGTTCTTGTCAAACTGTGATGGCGGTGGCGTTGGAAAATTTAGCTCGTTCTATTGCGCCGGTGTTGTGTCATTTGGCTGAGGATATTTGGCAATTTATGCCTTATTCTACGCCTTATAAATCTGTGTTTGAGTCGGGATGGGTGAAGCTGGATGAAGGGTGGAAGAATCCTGATTTAGGGCAGTTTTGGGAACAGTTGCGCGAGGTTCGTGCTGAGGTGAATAAGGTTTTAGAGCAAGCTCGCATGGAAAAGATGATTGGTGCATCTTTGGAGGCGAAGGTGTTGCTTTATGTGGCTGATGAAGCTTTGCGTAAACAGTTGCATTCTCTCAATCCTGATAGTTTAGATGGCAATGGGGTTGATGAGTTGCGTTATTTGTTTATTTCTTCTCAGGTTGAGTTGTTAGATTCTCCGCAATCTCTGGAAGGTTTGCAATATAAATTGCTGGCGGATAATTTGGGTGTGGGTGTGGTGAAAGCAGAGGGCGAAAAATGTGAGCGCTGCTGGAATTATTCAACTCATGTGGGAGAAATTGCTGAGCATTCTACGATTTGTGAGCGTTGTGATTCTGCTTTGGTTGGGGAGTTTTAA
- a CDS encoding type II toxin-antitoxin system RelE/ParE family toxin, translating to MWKIEYTKRFLKELSAMPAEIISRIEPIVFQDLECENPFDLGYLEKMKGYSDKYKIRVGDYRIGITVDKERQTLICQRLAHRKEIYRIFP from the coding sequence ATGTGGAAAATTGAATACACAAAGAGATTTTTAAAAGAATTGTCTGCAATGCCGGCAGAAATTATATCGCGGATTGAACCCATTGTTTTTCAAGACCTAGAATGCGAAAACCCTTTTGATTTAGGATATTTGGAAAAAATGAAGGGATATTCTGACAAATATAAAATCCGCGTTGGGGATTATCGGATTGGTATTACAGTTGACAAAGAACGACAAACATTAATTTGCCAGCGCCTTGCTCACCGCAAAGAAATTTATAGAATTTTCCCTTAA